The proteins below come from a single Acinetobacter wuhouensis genomic window:
- a CDS encoding Imm63 family immunity protein, which yields MHENKYWYISEERGEVFFEKTTKDFEELLYWIMDNFISSYSFEFELKNRTRGQDSRRLAFSKQIELFGLISDQWKVKKENEIKKVLETAPFRDV from the coding sequence ATCCATGAAAATAAATATTGGTATATTTCTGAAGAAAGAGGAGAAGTTTTTTTTGAAAAAACAACTAAGGATTTTGAAGAGTTGCTTTATTGGATAATGGATAATTTTATATCTAGCTATTCGTTTGAGTTTGAACTTAAGAATAGAACTAGAGGACAAGATTCCCGTCGACTCGCTTTTTCAAAACAAATTGAACTTTTTGGTTTAATCAGTGATCAATGGAAAGTAAAAAAAGAAAATGAGATAAAAAAAGTATTGGAAACAGCTCCTTTTAGAGATGTTTGA
- a CDS encoding IS3 family transposase (programmed frameshift), which produces MAKRFSPEFKQQAIDYALSNSHESVAAIAQKLGVGYSTLDKWIRETNPAGSSKRQLSPEQQRIVELEKEVKQLKEANDNLKKSACVLSNRSCQEKYTVIQDLDMNEVTVSSACKYLGVSTSGYYAWRKRQANTAQKYNDLKAVYWQHHARLGAPSLVHDMHDLGYNMSERTIGRMLKKLGLRSRIARKYKHTTDSTHRLPTAPNLLDRQFTVTQPNKVWTTDITYIRTKEGWLYLCVMLDLFSRRIVGWQTSHRIDRQLVCDTFNYAMARQGYPTGVMVHSDQGSQYCSRDFRALLLKNDCTQSMSRRGNCWDNAVTESFFHTLKGHVVHGSVFSTRKEANAVLFDYIEIYYNRVRRHSANGWLSPEAFEQKYFKNLEGSIVHDTV; this is translated from the exons ATGGCTAAACGTTTTAGTCCCGAATTTAAACAGCAAGCGATTGATTATGCACTTTCAAACTCACACGAGTCTGTAGCTGCAATCGCCCAGAAATTAGGTGTGGGTTATTCAACATTAGATAAATGGATTCGTGAAACCAATCCGGCAGGTTCAAGCAAACGTCAACTTTCACCAGAACAACAGCGGATCGTGGAATTAGAGAAAGAAGTCAAACAGCTCAAGGAAGCCAATGACA ATCTTAAAAAAAGCGCATGTGTACTTTCTAACAGATCATGCCAAGAAAAGTACACGGTAATTCAAGATCTAGATATGAATGAAGTCACCGTATCTTCTGCCTGTAAATACCTAGGTGTCAGCACTTCAGGCTATTATGCCTGGCGAAAACGTCAAGCCAATACGGCACAGAAATATAATGACTTAAAAGCCGTATATTGGCAGCATCATGCACGATTGGGTGCACCTTCATTAGTACATGACATGCATGATTTAGGTTACAACATGAGCGAACGTACTATTGGAAGGATGCTAAAAAAGCTTGGTTTACGTAGCAGGATTGCGCGTAAATACAAGCATACGACTGATTCAACCCATCGTTTGCCTACAGCACCCAACTTGTTGGATCGCCAATTTACAGTTACTCAGCCTAATAAAGTCTGGACAACAGACATTACCTATATCCGCACTAAAGAAGGTTGGTTGTATTTATGTGTGATGCTAGATTTATTTAGCCGTCGTATCGTGGGGTGGCAAACCAGCCATCGAATAGACCGCCAGTTGGTGTGTGATACGTTTAACTATGCAATGGCTCGTCAGGGTTATCCAACTGGTGTTATGGTTCATTCGGACCAAGGCTCACAGTACTGTAGTCGTGATTTTAGAGCGCTGTTACTGAAAAATGATTGTACTCAGAGTATGTCTAGACGTGGAAACTGTTGGGATAATGCAGTGACTGAAAGCTTCTTTCATACATTAAAAGGTCATGTGGTACATGGCAGTGTGTTTTCGACTCGAAAAGAGGCGAATGCGGTCTTGTTTGATTATATTGAGATTTATTACAATCGGGTCAGAAGGCATTCTGCAAACGGCTGGTTAAGTCCAGAAGCCTTTGAACAGAAATATTT